From Haloarcula sp. CBA1127, a single genomic window includes:
- a CDS encoding putative RNA uridine N3 methyltransferase: MTTSVLVPSSLAREAEDRREATRKLGYVARAAAVYRVDRLTVYPDPDGAGKWEDGFVETVLRYAATPPHLRKEMWGKRDELEYVGVLPPLRVRSQTGSGSEGSGSLRQGIVTEVGADGRVRVNCGMQHPISLPVPADMDVEQGERVTVRVSSRRPVRAKLVDAPTTGFDVVAADLDAALSRDDAGLTIASSRYGEPVTSIRLGQLAERRDAEGGMTVAFGAPERGLPSILDVAPDAVGGDQTSDEPEGFDLWLNTVPNQGSEVVRTEEALFASLTCLTLTE; encoded by the coding sequence ATGACGACCAGCGTACTCGTGCCGTCTTCCCTCGCACGGGAAGCCGAAGACAGACGCGAGGCAACTCGCAAGCTCGGTTACGTGGCCCGCGCGGCCGCGGTTTACCGGGTTGATCGGCTGACAGTGTACCCCGACCCTGACGGGGCGGGCAAATGGGAAGACGGGTTCGTCGAAACCGTGCTGCGGTACGCCGCGACGCCCCCGCACCTCCGAAAGGAGATGTGGGGTAAGCGGGACGAACTGGAGTACGTCGGCGTCCTGCCGCCGCTCCGCGTGCGTTCACAGACCGGCTCCGGATCTGAGGGTTCGGGGTCGTTAAGACAGGGAATCGTGACCGAGGTCGGAGCTGATGGGCGCGTCCGGGTCAATTGCGGCATGCAACACCCGATCTCCCTTCCCGTCCCAGCGGATATGGACGTGGAACAGGGGGAGCGCGTGACCGTCAGGGTCTCTTCGCGACGGCCGGTCCGGGCGAAACTCGTCGACGCCCCCACAACGGGATTCGACGTTGTCGCCGCGGACCTCGATGCGGCACTCTCGCGCGACGATGCCGGGCTCACTATCGCGTCCTCGCGATACGGCGAGCCGGTAACGTCGATCCGTCTCGGCCAGTTGGCCGAGCGGCGCGACGCCGAGGGCGGCATGACCGTCGCCTTCGGGGCACCCGAGCGCGGGTTACCGTCGATACTCGACGTTGCCCCGGACGCCGTCGGGGGAGACCAGACGAGCGACGAACCAGAAGGGTTCGACCTCTGGCTGAATACGGTTCCGAACCAGGGCAGTGAGGTTGTGCGAACGGAAGAAGCTCTGTTCGCCTCCCTCACCTGTCTAACCCTCACGGAGTAA
- the rpl3p gene encoding 50S ribosomal protein L3 → MPQPSRPRKGSLGFGPRKRSTSETPRFNSWPSDDGQPGVQGFAGYKAGMTHVVLVNDEPNSPREGMEETVPVTVIETPPMRAVALRAYEDTPYGQRPLTEVWTDEFHSELDRTLDVPEDHDPDAAEEQIRDAHEAGDLGDLRLITHTVPDAVPSVPKKKPDVMETRVGGGSVSDRLDHALDIVEDGGEHAMNDIFRAGEYADVAGVTKGKGTQGPVKRWGVQKRKGKHARQGWRRRIGNLGPWNPSRVRSTVPQQGQTGYHQRTELNKRLIDIGDGDEPTVDGGFVNYGEVDGPYTLVKGSVPGPDKRLVRFRPAVRPNDQPRLDPEVRYVSNESNQG, encoded by the coding sequence ATGCCACAACCAAGCAGACCACGCAAAGGCTCGCTGGGCTTCGGCCCGCGCAAGCGCTCGACGAGCGAGACGCCTCGCTTCAACAGCTGGCCGTCTGACGACGGGCAGCCGGGCGTCCAAGGGTTCGCCGGCTACAAGGCAGGCATGACACACGTCGTGCTTGTCAACGACGAACCTAACTCCCCCCGCGAGGGGATGGAGGAGACTGTCCCGGTGACAGTCATCGAGACGCCGCCGATGCGCGCCGTCGCCCTGCGAGCGTACGAAGACACGCCGTACGGTCAGCGTCCGCTGACGGAAGTCTGGACCGACGAGTTCCACTCGGAACTTGACCGGACCCTAGACGTTCCGGAGGACCACGACCCGGACGCTGCTGAGGAACAGATACGCGACGCACACGAGGCCGGTGACCTCGGGGACCTGCGACTCATTACGCACACCGTCCCCGACGCCGTCCCGAGCGTCCCGAAGAAAAAGCCCGACGTGATGGAGACTCGCGTCGGCGGTGGGTCCGTTTCGGACCGCCTCGACCACGCCCTCGACATCGTCGAGGACGGTGGCGAACACGCCATGAACGACATCTTCCGCGCCGGCGAGTACGCCGACGTGGCCGGTGTCACGAAAGGCAAAGGGACGCAGGGTCCCGTCAAGCGGTGGGGCGTCCAGAAACGGAAAGGCAAGCACGCCCGTCAGGGCTGGCGCCGACGGATCGGCAACCTCGGTCCGTGGAACCCGTCCCGAGTGCGCTCGACGGTCCCCCAGCAGGGGCAGACCGGCTACCACCAGCGCACCGAGCTCAACAAGCGCCTCATCGATATCGGCGACGGCGACGAGCCGACCGTCGATGGCGGCTTCGTCAACTACGGCGAGGTCGATGGGCCGTACACGCTCGTGAAGGGCTCTGTGCCCGGTCCGGACAAGCGCCTGGTGCGCTTCCGGCCCGCGGTGCGTCCGAACGACCAACCGCGCCTCGACCCCGAGGTGCGCTACGTCTCCAACGAATCGAACCAGGGATAA
- the mch gene encoding methenyltetrahydromethanopterin cyclohydrolase has product MDSLNRMATELVDEAIDFADELTIDVHALEGDAAVLDFGVEVPGAVEAGMLLAEIQTAGLATVQSTMDTISGAPLNHVELSTDHPALALLCSQKGGWELATDDFEALGSGPARALVAEEEAFQRIGYREDADFAVLALETDELPDEAVASQVAERTGVPETGVFLPSFATASVTGSVVAAARAAELAVFRLAELGFDPVSVLSASGRAPVAPVADDEATAMARTTDALAYGSEVHLTVDESFDRFDEVPSVAAEEYGEPMEGVFEDVDWDFAELPVELFGPAAVTIDVVGGDTHVVGETSEGVLAESFGL; this is encoded by the coding sequence ATGGATAGTCTCAATCGGATGGCCACGGAACTCGTAGACGAGGCCATCGACTTCGCCGACGAGCTCACGATAGACGTACACGCGCTGGAGGGCGATGCCGCGGTGCTGGACTTCGGTGTCGAGGTCCCCGGAGCTGTCGAGGCCGGCATGCTACTCGCGGAAATCCAGACGGCCGGGCTGGCGACGGTCCAGTCAACGATGGACACCATCAGCGGCGCGCCGCTGAATCACGTCGAACTGTCGACTGACCACCCGGCACTGGCCCTGCTGTGCTCGCAGAAGGGCGGCTGGGAGCTGGCCACCGATGACTTCGAGGCGCTCGGGAGCGGCCCCGCACGCGCACTCGTTGCCGAAGAGGAAGCCTTCCAGCGCATCGGCTACCGCGAGGACGCTGACTTCGCCGTGCTGGCTCTAGAGACCGACGAACTGCCGGACGAGGCCGTCGCGAGCCAGGTCGCCGAGCGCACCGGCGTCCCCGAGACCGGCGTGTTCCTGCCGTCGTTCGCGACGGCGAGTGTCACCGGGAGCGTCGTCGCCGCGGCCCGAGCCGCCGAACTGGCCGTCTTCCGACTGGCCGAACTCGGCTTCGACCCAGTGTCGGTGCTGTCAGCCAGCGGCCGCGCGCCGGTCGCGCCGGTCGCCGATGACGAAGCGACTGCGATGGCTCGGACCACAGATGCACTCGCCTACGGCAGCGAGGTCCACCTCACCGTCGACGAGTCCTTCGACCGCTTCGACGAGGTGCCGTCCGTCGCGGCCGAAGAATACGGCGAGCCGATGGAAGGCGTCTTCGAGGACGTCGACTGGGACTTCGCGGAGCTCCCCGTCGAACTGTTCGGCCCCGCCGCGGTCACTATCGACGTGGTCGGTGGCGACACGCACGTCGTCGGCGAGACGAGCGAGGGCGTGTTAGCCGAGAGCTTCGGCCTGTAA
- a CDS encoding adenosylcobalamin-dependent ribonucleoside-diphosphate reductase produces the protein MSNSDLSADEITLPIKRTDGDTIEERLTGNAYHNILPARYLRKDANGDLIEGPEDLFDRVAKNIALAEAVFEANKQDVDVHVSPDQLKPDHPRRDELADEVFGKGTSVDDDVETELSVYNVNKFAYETVVPELPEGVRDHVESTADAFQEQMEQLSFMPNSPTLMNAGDELQQLSACFVDSPGDDIDDIHQTAKEAAQVFQSGGGMGYAFWKLRPYGDPVGSTGGIASGPITFMRTYDQMCETIAQGGARRGAQMGVMRVSHPDVIQFIHAKNKDVSLAETLRLNDPDDFTHNSFAEALEEARELIDDDGQVPKHLRNAVEGHLSNFNISVGVTDDFMEALKAGEEFTFTNPRTGEAHIATEETKELYDMFGLGEHVEVGEELSIPAEELWDDIVEGAHENGEPGVIYLERVNKQHSFDVEEHPDHEILATNPCGEQPLEEYEACNLGHINLSTLAATDAPDWRVWSEAHADEYDSTEAAIDAFLEDAIDWEEFDRRIELGTRFLENVVTMSDFPVEKIEQKVREMRKIGLGIMGLAQLYIQLGVAYGTEEANEIARQTMRHINHGSKAASHELAEERGVFTEWENSKYANPTDYSDWFEKQTGEDAADWEDGYPIRNHNTTTIAPTGTTSMIGNTTGGCEPIYNVAYYKNVSDDVQGDEMLVEFDDYFLRALEDNDIDVEAVKQEAQEQMANNEFDGVDGLTTVPDAIGELFVTTGDLSAKQHAGIQVACQEGVDSAISKTVNAPNDSTTEDAAEVFEYIYDHGGKGVTYYRDGTRSKQVLTTRAQNTEFSDMDADEIVAQIEEVFGGIEGFLEDEAVQAAIDDSIQQVLGVADGDAEYAEKQTRPDVLHGVTQRIDTGYGKLYVNINEDPEADRPFELFANIGNSGGFTASFTEALAKTISTALRSGVDPEEIADELQGIRSPKVAWDKGEQIQSIPDAIGTALRRYLDGDVDKAYPDQTTLEETAEKAEGETATQTQTDGGAAAASDTSGDQQDIIDAGESPECPDCGSLSLYYSEGCKTCESCGWSEC, from the coding sequence ATGAGTAACAGCGACCTTTCCGCTGACGAGATTACGCTCCCGATCAAACGTACTGACGGTGACACTATCGAAGAGCGACTCACAGGCAACGCCTACCACAACATCCTCCCGGCTCGCTACCTCCGGAAGGATGCTAATGGGGACCTCATCGAGGGACCCGAAGACCTCTTCGACCGTGTCGCAAAGAACATCGCGCTCGCTGAGGCTGTGTTCGAGGCCAACAAGCAGGACGTCGACGTACACGTCTCGCCAGACCAGCTGAAGCCCGACCACCCGCGCCGCGACGAACTCGCCGACGAGGTGTTCGGCAAAGGAACGTCCGTGGACGACGACGTCGAGACCGAACTCTCTGTCTACAACGTCAACAAGTTCGCCTACGAGACGGTCGTGCCGGAACTGCCCGAAGGTGTCCGCGACCACGTCGAATCGACCGCCGACGCCTTCCAAGAGCAGATGGAGCAGCTCTCCTTTATGCCGAACTCGCCGACGCTGATGAACGCCGGCGACGAACTCCAGCAGCTTTCCGCCTGTTTCGTCGACTCTCCCGGCGACGACATCGACGACATCCACCAGACTGCCAAGGAGGCCGCGCAGGTCTTCCAGTCCGGCGGTGGCATGGGCTATGCGTTCTGGAAGCTCCGCCCGTACGGCGACCCCGTCGGCTCGACCGGCGGCATCGCCTCCGGTCCCATCACGTTCATGCGGACCTACGACCAGATGTGCGAGACCATCGCGCAGGGCGGCGCCCGCCGTGGCGCACAGATGGGTGTCATGCGAGTCTCCCACCCGGACGTCATCCAGTTCATCCACGCCAAGAACAAGGACGTCTCGCTCGCCGAGACGCTGCGCCTGAACGACCCGGACGACTTCACGCACAACTCCTTCGCCGAGGCGCTGGAGGAAGCACGGGAACTCATTGACGACGACGGTCAGGTGCCAAAGCACCTCCGAAACGCCGTCGAGGGTCACCTTTCGAACTTCAACATCTCCGTCGGCGTCACCGACGACTTCATGGAGGCGCTGAAGGCCGGTGAGGAGTTCACCTTCACGAACCCACGGACAGGCGAAGCACATATCGCCACCGAAGAGACGAAAGAACTGTACGACATGTTCGGCCTCGGCGAGCACGTCGAGGTTGGCGAAGAGCTCTCGATTCCGGCCGAGGAACTCTGGGACGACATCGTCGAGGGCGCGCACGAGAACGGCGAACCCGGCGTTATCTACCTCGAACGGGTGAACAAGCAGCACTCCTTCGACGTTGAGGAGCATCCCGACCACGAGATCCTCGCCACAAACCCGTGTGGCGAACAGCCCCTCGAGGAGTACGAGGCCTGTAACCTCGGGCACATCAACCTCTCGACGCTGGCCGCCACGGACGCGCCGGACTGGCGCGTCTGGTCGGAGGCCCACGCCGACGAGTACGACTCGACGGAAGCTGCTATCGACGCGTTCCTCGAGGACGCCATCGACTGGGAGGAGTTCGACCGACGCATCGAACTCGGCACCCGCTTCCTCGAAAACGTCGTTACGATGTCCGACTTCCCGGTCGAGAAGATCGAGCAGAAGGTCCGGGAGATGCGAAAAATCGGCCTCGGTATCATGGGCCTTGCCCAGCTGTACATCCAGCTCGGCGTCGCCTACGGGACCGAGGAGGCCAACGAAATCGCCCGCCAGACGATGCGCCACATCAACCACGGGTCGAAGGCCGCGAGCCACGAACTCGCCGAGGAACGGGGCGTCTTCACTGAATGGGAGAACTCCAAGTACGCGAACCCGACAGACTACTCCGACTGGTTCGAGAAGCAGACCGGCGAGGACGCGGCGGACTGGGAAGACGGGTACCCCATCCGCAACCACAACACCACGACCATCGCCCCGACCGGAACGACCTCGATGATCGGCAACACCACCGGCGGGTGTGAACCGATCTACAACGTCGCCTACTACAAGAACGTCTCCGACGACGTACAGGGCGACGAGATGCTTGTGGAGTTCGACGACTACTTCCTCCGTGCGCTGGAGGACAACGACATCGACGTCGAAGCCGTCAAACAGGAGGCCCAGGAGCAGATGGCCAACAACGAGTTCGACGGCGTCGACGGGCTGACGACCGTGCCCGATGCCATCGGCGAGCTGTTCGTCACGACGGGCGACCTCTCGGCGAAGCAGCACGCAGGTATTCAGGTGGCCTGTCAGGAGGGCGTCGACTCCGCCATCTCGAAGACGGTCAACGCCCCGAACGACTCCACGACCGAGGACGCCGCCGAAGTGTTCGAGTACATCTACGACCACGGCGGCAAGGGCGTTACCTACTACCGCGATGGCACCCGCAGCAAGCAGGTGCTGACCACGCGCGCCCAGAACACGGAGTTCTCGGACATGGACGCTGACGAGATCGTCGCACAGATCGAGGAGGTCTTCGGCGGCATCGAAGGCTTCCTCGAGGACGAGGCCGTCCAGGCCGCCATCGACGACTCCATCCAGCAAGTGCTGGGTGTCGCCGACGGAGACGCCGAGTACGCCGAGAAGCAGACCCGACCCGACGTGCTCCACGGCGTGACACAGCGCATCGACACCGGCTACGGGAAGCTCTACGTCAACATCAACGAGGACCCCGAGGCCGACCGGCCGTTCGAGCTGTTCGCCAACATCGGCAACTCCGGCGGCTTCACCGCCTCTTTCACCGAGGCGCTGGCCAAGACCATCTCGACGGCACTTCGCTCGGGCGTCGACCCAGAGGAAATCGCCGACGAACTGCAAGGTATCCGGTCGCCGAAGGTCGCCTGGGACAAGGGCGAGCAGATCCAGTCCATCCCGGACGCCATCGGCACGGCTCTCCGTCGCTACCTCGACGGCGATGTCGACAAGGCCTACCCCGACCAGACCACGCTAGAGGAAACCGCCGAAAAAGCTGAAGGCGAGACCGCCACGCAGACGCAGACCGACGGCGGCGCAGCCGCCGCATCCGACACGAGTGGCGACCAACAGGACATCATCGACGCCGGCGAGAGCCCAGAGTGTCCTGACTGTGGCTCGCTGTCGCTGTACTACTCAGAGGGTTGCAAGACCTGCGAGTCCTGTGGCTGGTCCGAGTGCTGA
- a CDS encoding GTPBP1 family GTP-binding protein, which translates to MSPDRAVLRRALDRGEREGGSVEFKERLTENLHLSEGRLESLAAQLRHRVLSGDGEATYVVGVTDDGGLAGISPAEFSESMDVLSLLAEEAGAHIEEVKTWGVDGVSDDGATDTDGIVGVATVSEGSVLADDDHIVVGTAGHVDHGKSTLVGSLVTGDADDGEGGTRGFLDVQPHEVERGLSADLSYGVYGFDDDGEPIRMDNPHRKDDRARVVEASDRLVSFVDTVGHEPWLRTTIRGLVGQKLDYGLLTVAADDGVTETTREHLGILLATDLPTIVAITKTDLVDGERVAEVERDVEQALREVDKTPLRVERHGVDTAIDEISETVVPVVTTSAVTKEGLDALDEMFEALPKTAGEVGDFRMYVDRTYNVQGVGAVASGTIKSGEVEAGDELLLGPMQDGSFREVEVRSIEMHYHRVDEAKAGRIVGIALKGVREADIERGMVLLPSDADPSPVREFEAEVMVLNHPTRIGDGYEPVVHLETVSEAAAFYPEGGQLLPGDAGKARVRFKFRSYLVEEGQKFVFREGSSKGVGTVTDIDPVE; encoded by the coding sequence ATGAGCCCCGACCGGGCTGTCCTCCGGCGCGCGCTTGACCGCGGTGAACGGGAGGGCGGCAGCGTCGAGTTCAAAGAACGGCTCACCGAGAACCTCCATCTGTCCGAGGGGCGACTCGAATCCCTCGCGGCACAACTCCGCCACCGCGTTCTCTCCGGAGATGGGGAGGCAACGTACGTCGTCGGCGTCACCGACGACGGCGGTCTGGCCGGCATCTCGCCGGCGGAGTTCTCAGAGTCGATGGACGTACTCAGCCTGCTGGCAGAGGAGGCCGGCGCACACATCGAGGAGGTGAAAACGTGGGGCGTCGACGGCGTCTCAGACGACGGGGCGACCGACACAGACGGTATCGTGGGTGTCGCGACGGTCTCTGAGGGGTCGGTCCTCGCGGACGACGACCACATCGTCGTGGGCACCGCTGGCCACGTCGACCACGGCAAATCCACGCTCGTGGGGTCGCTGGTCACCGGTGACGCCGACGACGGCGAAGGTGGGACACGCGGCTTTCTCGATGTCCAGCCTCACGAAGTCGAGCGGGGACTGTCCGCGGACCTCTCCTACGGCGTCTACGGCTTCGACGACGACGGCGAGCCGATCCGCATGGACAATCCCCATCGGAAGGATGACCGAGCGCGAGTCGTCGAAGCATCCGACCGGCTCGTTTCCTTCGTCGACACTGTGGGCCACGAGCCGTGGCTCCGGACGACGATCCGCGGCCTCGTGGGACAGAAGCTCGATTACGGCCTCCTGACCGTCGCGGCCGACGACGGGGTGACCGAGACGACGCGAGAACACCTCGGTATCCTGCTGGCGACGGACCTCCCGACGATTGTCGCCATCACCAAGACCGACCTCGTCGACGGTGAACGGGTCGCCGAAGTCGAACGCGATGTCGAACAGGCACTGCGGGAGGTCGACAAGACCCCGCTTCGGGTCGAGCGCCACGGCGTCGACACGGCTATCGATGAAATTTCTGAGACCGTCGTTCCCGTTGTTACCACCAGCGCCGTCACGAAGGAGGGGCTGGACGCCCTCGACGAGATGTTCGAGGCGTTGCCAAAGACCGCCGGCGAAGTGGGTGACTTCCGGATGTACGTCGACCGGACGTACAACGTCCAGGGAGTCGGCGCGGTCGCCTCCGGCACCATCAAATCCGGCGAGGTCGAGGCCGGCGACGAGCTGTTACTCGGACCGATGCAGGACGGGAGCTTTCGCGAGGTCGAAGTGCGGTCCATCGAGATGCACTACCACCGGGTTGACGAGGCCAAGGCCGGCCGTATCGTCGGCATCGCGCTGAAGGGTGTCCGCGAGGCGGACATCGAGCGCGGGATGGTCCTGCTGCCGAGCGACGCGGACCCGTCACCGGTCCGTGAATTCGAGGCCGAGGTGATGGTGTTGAACCACCCGACTCGAATCGGCGACGGCTACGAACCTGTGGTCCACCTCGAAACGGTCAGCGAGGCCGCGGCCTTCTATCCGGAAGGCGGGCAGTTGCTTCCGGGTGACGCCGGCAAGGCACGCGTGCGGTTCAAGTTCCGCTCCTATCTCGTCGAGGAAGGCCAGAAGTTCGTCTTCCGCGAGGGGAGTTCGAAGGGCGTCGGAACCGTCACCGACATCGACCCGGTTGAGTAG
- a CDS encoding MTH1187 family thiamine-binding protein, whose amino-acid sequence MTCIGFLSVAPVIEGSMSSYVADAVAALEAFDVEYKTTPMGTIIEAEDSEELFAATHAAHEAVGEQTDRVSTFLKIDDKRTVDQQARDKVDAVEEHLGRAARSDAAEGGD is encoded by the coding sequence ATGACCTGCATAGGGTTTCTCTCGGTCGCACCGGTCATCGAAGGTAGTATGTCGTCGTACGTCGCTGACGCCGTCGCGGCGCTGGAGGCGTTCGACGTCGAGTACAAGACGACGCCGATGGGGACCATCATCGAAGCGGAGGACAGCGAGGAACTGTTCGCGGCCACCCACGCGGCTCACGAGGCTGTCGGCGAGCAGACCGACCGCGTGAGTACGTTCTTGAAGATCGACGACAAGCGAACCGTTGACCAGCAGGCGCGAGATAAGGTCGACGCCGTCGAGGAGCATCTGGGTCGGGCGGCCAGAAGCGACGCGGCCGAAGGCGGAGATTAA
- the rpl4p gene encoding 50S ribosomal protein L4, translating into MQATIYDLDGNTDGEVDLPDVFETPVRTDLIGKAVRAAQANRKQDYGSDEYAGLRTPAESFGSGRGQAHVPKQDGRARRVPQAVKGRSAHPPKTEKDRSLDLNDKERQLAVRSALAATADADLVADRGHEFDRDEVPVVVSDDFEDLVKTQEVVSLLEALDVHADIDRADETKIKAGQGSARGRKYRRPASILFVTSDEPSKAARNLAGADVATASEVNTEDLAPGGAPGRLTVFTESALAEVAER; encoded by the coding sequence ATGCAGGCAACAATCTACGACCTGGACGGCAACACAGACGGCGAGGTCGACCTGCCGGACGTCTTCGAGACGCCGGTTCGGACAGACCTCATCGGCAAAGCTGTACGTGCCGCACAGGCCAACCGAAAGCAGGACTACGGGTCCGACGAGTACGCCGGCCTCCGAACGCCGGCCGAGTCCTTCGGTAGCGGCCGCGGCCAGGCACACGTCCCGAAGCAGGACGGCCGTGCCCGCCGCGTCCCGCAGGCGGTCAAAGGGCGAAGCGCCCACCCGCCGAAAACCGAGAAGGACCGCTCGCTCGACCTCAACGACAAGGAACGGCAGCTGGCCGTTCGCTCGGCGCTGGCCGCGACGGCCGACGCCGACCTCGTCGCCGACCGCGGCCACGAGTTCGACCGTGACGAAGTGCCCGTCGTCGTCTCCGACGACTTCGAGGACCTCGTCAAGACGCAGGAAGTCGTCTCGCTGCTGGAGGCGCTCGACGTCCACGCGGACATCGACCGCGCCGACGAGACGAAGATCAAGGCTGGACAGGGTTCGGCCCGTGGACGGAAGTACCGTCGTCCCGCCTCGATCCTCTTCGTGACCAGCGACGAGCCGTCGAAGGCTGCCCGCAACCTCGCGGGTGCCGACGTGGCAACCGCCAGCGAGGTCAACACTGAAGACCTCGCGCCTGGCGGCGCGCCCGGTCGACTCACCGTCTTCACGGAATCCGCACTCGCGGAGGTGGCCGAGCGATGA
- a CDS encoding J domain-containing protein — MQYDGLTKGIAVVFGGLTVVLTAVGLVINPAVLFLALMFGVSTYFMYYHLSGKMAASLYERVERQAAQNTGNARRGGFGAGPREEWEPPRDGRRARRSRASQGGQRRRQRQRRQTAGDRQRRQRVQSSGPSPAEAYRRLGLDPDADQSTIKRAYREKVKEVHPDTDSGSETEFKQVQAAYETLTDD; from the coding sequence GTGCAGTACGATGGGCTCACCAAGGGAATCGCGGTGGTGTTCGGAGGCCTGACAGTCGTCCTGACGGCGGTGGGCCTCGTGATCAATCCTGCGGTGCTTTTTCTGGCACTCATGTTCGGGGTGTCGACGTATTTCATGTACTACCACCTCAGCGGGAAGATGGCTGCAAGCCTCTACGAGCGGGTCGAACGACAGGCGGCACAGAACACGGGGAACGCCCGCCGTGGGGGGTTTGGGGCTGGCCCGCGGGAGGAATGGGAACCACCGCGGGACGGCCGCCGAGCGCGCCGCTCGCGAGCGTCGCAGGGTGGCCAACGTCGCCGACAGCGACAGCGACGCCAGACAGCCGGCGACCGGCAGCGCCGACAGCGCGTCCAGTCGTCGGGACCGAGTCCGGCGGAGGCCTACCGGCGGCTGGGCCTCGATCCGGACGCCGACCAGAGTACTATCAAACGAGCCTACCGGGAGAAGGTCAAGGAGGTCCATCCCGACACCGACAGCGGGAGCGAGACGGAGTTCAAGCAGGTGCAAGCGGCCTACGAGACGCTGACCGACGACTGA
- a CDS encoding phosphoglycolate phosphatase, with translation MDSDAPPLIVDIDGTLTDESRALDPHVVPVLREWPARVVIATGKAMPFPIALCEFLGIERTVVAENGGVVFVEATDELRLEGDHEAALAVGEAYRDLGHDLGFGQVDLANRWRETELVVSLDQPLEPLEELAAARGLVVLDTGFAYHVTDPVVDKGTGLEAVCAELDLEPAEFLAVGDSVNDAQMFDLAGEAVAVANADESALERADQVTDASYGDGFLEAVAPYRD, from the coding sequence ATGGACAGCGACGCACCTCCCCTTATTGTGGATATCGACGGGACACTGACCGACGAGAGCCGAGCGCTTGACCCCCACGTCGTACCGGTCCTCCGCGAGTGGCCTGCACGTGTCGTCATCGCGACTGGGAAAGCGATGCCGTTCCCGATTGCGCTCTGTGAGTTTCTCGGTATCGAACGGACAGTCGTCGCCGAGAACGGCGGCGTCGTGTTCGTCGAAGCGACCGACGAACTCAGGCTGGAAGGCGATCACGAGGCGGCGCTGGCGGTCGGCGAAGCCTACCGTGATCTGGGCCACGACCTCGGCTTCGGGCAGGTCGACCTGGCGAACCGATGGCGCGAGACGGAACTCGTCGTGTCGCTCGACCAGCCGCTCGAACCGCTGGAGGAACTGGCCGCGGCACGCGGGCTCGTCGTCCTCGACACCGGCTTCGCCTACCACGTGACGGACCCGGTCGTCGACAAAGGGACAGGACTCGAAGCGGTGTGCGCGGAACTGGATCTGGAGCCGGCAGAGTTTCTGGCGGTCGGCGACTCGGTGAACGACGCCCAGATGTTCGACCTGGCCGGAGAGGCCGTGGCCGTGGCCAACGCCGACGAGTCGGCGCTCGAACGGGCCGACCAGGTGACCGATGCGAGCTACGGTGACGGCTTTCTCGAAGCGGTTGCGCCGTATCGGGACTGA
- a CDS encoding HVO_2922 family protein: protein MTDKTVHESQETRSRRGIASYFRRLANRLSRGEPAPADEEQTVTVTPPAESEFEVEVEREDGTVTLEIDMEWDENEGVVETDVAASKATFEVYEDSAEQYRWRLRHDNGNIIADSGEGYASKQKAEQGLESVKSNAPGAYVVDESKDDSVVEEGGSKATFELFKDSEGKARWRLRHDNGEIIADCGQGYASKQKAKQGLQSVKTNARGAPVEEGE, encoded by the coding sequence ATGACGGACAAGACGGTTCACGAGTCACAGGAAACACGGAGTCGAAGAGGAATCGCGTCGTACTTCCGGCGATTGGCAAACAGGCTCAGCCGCGGTGAGCCCGCGCCGGCTGACGAGGAACAGACTGTGACAGTCACACCACCGGCCGAATCCGAGTTCGAGGTCGAGGTCGAGCGGGAAGACGGTACTGTCACACTCGAAATCGATATGGAGTGGGACGAGAACGAGGGAGTGGTGGAGACCGATGTGGCTGCGAGCAAGGCGACGTTCGAGGTGTACGAGGACAGCGCCGAGCAGTACCGCTGGCGGCTCCGCCACGACAACGGGAACATCATCGCCGACAGCGGGGAGGGCTACGCCTCCAAGCAGAAGGCCGAGCAGGGTCTTGAGAGCGTCAAATCCAACGCGCCCGGGGCGTACGTCGTCGATGAGTCGAAAGATGACAGTGTTGTCGAAGAAGGGGGCAGCAAGGCGACATTCGAACTGTTCAAAGACAGCGAGGGCAAGGCGCGCTGGCGGCTCCGCCACGACAACGGGGAGATCATCGCCGACTGCGGGCAGGGCTACGCCTCCAAGCAGAAAGCGAAGCAGGGGCTCCAGAGCGTGAAAACGAACGCTCGCGGGGCACCGGTCGAGGAAGGCGAGTAA